In Shinella sp. XGS7, a single genomic region encodes these proteins:
- a CDS encoding DUF924 family protein yields MNDSAAPSTSTALPDGARAVLDFWFGAPGSAEAGQYRKAWFIKDAAFDAQILGRFAPLLEAALAGGLAGWSAAGPEGALARILLLDQFTRNSYRGTARAFAGDPQALAQALSLVDSVADRQLTPLQRLFVYLPLEHAEDLALQQRCVALFETLAAEDARLDGALDYARRHHAVIAQFGRFPHRNAALGRASSEAELAYLAQPGSGF; encoded by the coding sequence ATGAACGACAGCGCCGCACCGAGCACCTCGACCGCCTTGCCGGATGGCGCCCGCGCCGTGCTGGACTTCTGGTTCGGCGCACCCGGCAGCGCCGAGGCCGGCCAGTACCGCAAGGCCTGGTTCATCAAGGACGCCGCCTTCGACGCCCAGATCCTGGGCCGTTTTGCGCCCCTGCTGGAAGCGGCCCTGGCCGGCGGTCTGGCGGGCTGGAGCGCGGCCGGCCCCGAGGGGGCGCTGGCGCGCATCCTGCTGCTGGACCAGTTCACCCGCAACAGCTATCGCGGCACGGCCCGCGCCTTTGCCGGCGACCCGCAGGCCCTGGCGCAAGCCCTGAGCCTGGTGGACAGCGTCGCGGACCGGCAGCTCACGCCCCTGCAGCGCCTCTTCGTCTACCTGCCGCTGGAGCATGCCGAGGATCTGGCCCTGCAGCAGCGCTGTGTGGCCCTGTTCGAGACTCTGGCTGCCGAGGATGCACGCCTGGACGGAGCGCTGGACTACGCCCGGCGCCATCACGCGGTCATTGCCCAGTTCGGCCGCTTCCCGCATCGCAACGCCGCCCTGGGCCGCGCCAGCAGCGAGGCCGAGCTGGCCTATCTGGCCCAACCGGGCTCGGGCTTCTAG
- a CDS encoding response regulator, with the protein MSSSAPPQILYIEDNPVNQLVVEELVAQRPHLRLSCAADGASGLSAARSLQPQLILLDMQLPDMDGYEVLRLLRADASTAALPCIALSANAMPEDIRRALAAGFAAYWTKPIDFKAFLAGLDARFPTGT; encoded by the coding sequence ATGAGCAGTAGCGCCCCGCCCCAGATCCTCTACATCGAAGACAACCCGGTCAACCAGCTGGTGGTGGAGGAACTGGTGGCCCAGCGCCCCCATCTGCGCCTGAGCTGCGCGGCCGACGGCGCCAGCGGCCTGAGCGCCGCGCGCAGCCTGCAACCCCAGCTCATCCTGCTGGACATGCAGCTGCCCGATATGGACGGCTACGAGGTGCTGCGCCTGCTGCGCGCCGACGCCAGCACCGCCGCCCTGCCCTGCATCGCGCTCTCCGCCAATGCCATGCCCGAGGACATACGCCGGGCCCTGGCCGCGGGCTTTGCCGCCTACTGGACCAAGCCCATCGACTTCAAGGCCTTTCTGGCCGGCCTGGACGCGCGCTTCCCGACCGGCACCTGA
- a CDS encoding long-chain fatty acid--CoA ligase, with protein sequence MTDAAAPRTPVRPYWPARLPRQLSLPQTSLWFNLEVAARRWPDKPATVYLGQALSYAELARQAEALAGWLQAQGVVKGDRVALFMQNCPQYLVAFYAIIRADAVAVPVNPMNKAEEFGHYIRDPETRVLICSAELAAIAETANQALPPAQRARCLLVTRYAEALPAQLDPALGVPAAMQEWLHAAPPLPPGAVPWAEALAAGHRPGPHTAGPDDLALLPYTSGTTGLPKGCMHTHATLMANACGGGQWGYASPESVGLAVVPMFHITGLLYGVLGPVYQGMSLVVMPRWDRELAGALISRYRVTHWTCIPTMIIDLFGSPNYRHFDLSSLRYLSGGGAAMPQAVAERLREEFGLTFAEGYGLTETAAPTHANPPEHAKLQCLGIPIFGVDSRVVDPETLQSLPVGEVGEIVSHGPMVFKGYWRQPEATAAAFVEIEGKRFFRTGDLGRMDEEGFFFITDRLKRMINASGYKVWPSEVEMLLYKHPAVQEACVISARDAYRGETVKALVVRRRGAETTTAEDIMAWSREHMAAYKAPRLVEFVDSLPKSGSGKVMWRLLQDREHQAGSS encoded by the coding sequence ATGACGGATGCCGCCGCGCCCCGCACGCCTGTTCGCCCCTATTGGCCGGCGCGCCTGCCGCGGCAGCTGAGCCTGCCGCAGACCTCGCTGTGGTTCAACCTCGAGGTGGCGGCCCGACGCTGGCCCGACAAGCCGGCCACCGTCTACCTGGGCCAGGCGCTGAGCTATGCCGAGCTGGCACGCCAGGCCGAGGCCCTGGCCGGCTGGCTGCAGGCCCAGGGCGTGGTCAAGGGTGATCGGGTGGCGCTCTTCATGCAGAACTGCCCGCAGTATCTGGTGGCGTTCTACGCCATCATCCGGGCCGACGCCGTGGCCGTGCCGGTCAACCCCATGAACAAGGCCGAGGAGTTCGGCCATTACATCCGCGACCCCGAGACCCGGGTGCTGATCTGCAGCGCCGAGCTGGCCGCCATCGCCGAGACGGCCAACCAGGCCCTGCCGCCCGCGCAGCGCGCGCGCTGCCTGCTGGTCACCCGCTATGCCGAGGCCCTGCCCGCGCAACTGGACCCGGCTCTGGGCGTGCCTGCCGCCATGCAGGAGTGGCTGCATGCGGCGCCGCCCCTGCCGCCGGGCGCCGTGCCCTGGGCCGAGGCCCTGGCGGCGGGGCACAGGCCCGGGCCCCACACCGCCGGGCCGGATGATCTGGCCCTGCTGCCCTACACCTCGGGCACCACCGGCCTGCCCAAGGGCTGCATGCACACCCATGCCACCTTGATGGCCAATGCCTGCGGCGGCGGTCAGTGGGGCTACGCCTCGCCCGAGAGCGTGGGCCTGGCCGTGGTGCCCATGTTCCACATCACGGGCCTGCTCTACGGCGTGCTGGGCCCGGTCTACCAGGGCATGAGCCTGGTGGTGATGCCGCGCTGGGACCGCGAGCTGGCCGGGGCCCTGATCTCGCGCTACCGGGTCACGCACTGGACCTGCATCCCGACCATGATCATCGACCTCTTCGGCAGCCCCAACTACCGGCACTTCGACCTCTCCAGCCTGCGCTACCTCTCGGGCGGCGGCGCCGCCATGCCCCAGGCCGTGGCCGAGCGCCTGCGCGAGGAGTTTGGCCTCACCTTTGCCGAGGGCTATGGACTGACCGAGACGGCCGCGCCCACCCACGCCAACCCGCCCGAGCATGCCAAGCTGCAATGCCTGGGCATTCCCATCTTCGGCGTGGACTCGCGCGTGGTGGACCCCGAGACCCTGCAGAGCCTGCCGGTGGGCGAGGTGGGCGAGATCGTGAGCCACGGCCCCATGGTCTTCAAGGGCTACTGGCGCCAGCCCGAGGCCACGGCGGCGGCCTTTGTGGAGATCGAGGGCAAGCGCTTCTTCCGCACTGGCGATCTGGGCCGCATGGACGAGGAGGGCTTCTTCTTCATCACCGACCGGCTCAAGCGCATGATCAATGCCAGCGGCTACAAGGTCTGGCCCTCCGAGGTGGAGATGCTGCTCTACAAGCACCCTGCGGTGCAGGAGGCCTGCGTGATCTCGGCCCGCGATGCCTACCGCGGCGAGACGGTCAAGGCCCTGGTGGTGCGGCGCCGCGGCGCCGAGACCACCACGGCCGAGGACATCATGGCCTGGTCGCGCGAGCATATGGCGGCTTACAAGGCGCCGCGCCTGGTGGAGTTCGTGGACAGCCTGCCCAAGTCCGGCTCGGGCAAGGTGATGTGGCGCTTGTTGCAGGATCGTGAACATCAGGCCGGCTCGTCTTGA
- a CDS encoding regulatory protein GemA, producing MATRTAQKLDVDGARRADLAKIHIAKKELGWDEGTYRHVLWEVCAVRSSSELTAAGRQKFLAHIAKCKGHAPAREARPVRKALTGPQKKMWSLWQQLADKGLLRDRSMKALLAFVHRTTQVDRLEWLNGAQEALVIEALKQWLTRREAL from the coding sequence ATGGCCACCAGGACCGCCCAGAAGCTCGATGTCGATGGCGCCCGCCGCGCCGACCTGGCGAAGATCCACATCGCCAAGAAGGAGCTGGGCTGGGACGAGGGCACCTATCGCCATGTGTTGTGGGAGGTCTGTGCCGTTCGCTCCTCCAGCGAGTTGACTGCCGCCGGCCGACAGAAGTTCCTGGCGCACATTGCCAAGTGCAAGGGCCACGCTCCCGCGCGTGAAGCCCGGCCCGTGCGCAAGGCTTTGACCGGCCCACAGAAGAAGATGTGGAGCCTCTGGCAGCAGCTGGCTGACAAGGGCCTTCTGCGGGACCGCAGCATGAAGGCGCTGCTGGCCTTCGTGCATCGCACCACCCAGGTGGATCGCCTGGAGTGGCTCAACGGCGCCCAGGAGGCCCTCGTGATCGAGGCGCTCAAGCAGTGGCTGACTCGCCGGGAGGCGCTCTAA
- a CDS encoding YaeQ family protein: protein MALKATIHKAQLQIADMDRHVYGEHNLTIARHPSETDERMMVRILAYALYIPADELRGRLEFTKGLSEVDDPDLWQLDLTGEVVHWIDLGQPDERRMMKAHGRAEQVTVISYASSTPVWWSQVENKLTRAPKLAVWQIPAEQSQALAALAERSMQLQVMVQDGIIQMSTPNASVEITPQALKLRAD, encoded by the coding sequence ATGGCGCTCAAAGCCACCATCCACAAAGCCCAGCTGCAGATCGCCGACATGGATCGCCATGTCTACGGCGAGCACAACCTCACCATCGCCCGCCACCCCTCGGAGACCGACGAGCGCATGATGGTGCGCATACTGGCCTATGCCCTGTACATCCCGGCCGACGAGCTGCGCGGCCGCCTGGAGTTCACCAAGGGCCTGTCCGAGGTGGACGATCCCGACCTCTGGCAGCTGGACCTCACGGGCGAGGTGGTGCACTGGATCGATCTGGGCCAGCCCGACGAGCGCCGCATGATGAAGGCCCATGGCCGCGCCGAGCAGGTCACCGTGATCAGCTATGCCAGCAGCACCCCGGTGTGGTGGAGCCAGGTCGAGAACAAGCTCACCCGCGCGCCCAAACTGGCGGTCTGGCAGATTCCGGCCGAGCAGTCCCAGGCCCTCGCGGCCCTGGCCGAGCGCAGCATGCAGCTGCAGGTGATGGTGCAGGACGGCATCATCCAGATGTCCACCCCCAATGCGTCGGTGGAGATCACGCCGCAAGCGCTTAAGCTGCGGGCTGACTGA
- a CDS encoding hybrid sensor histidine kinase/response regulator, translating to MFLLSLPALLAPLLVLAVPELVPGAPPAWVGLPLALMLALICSLLAQAYWRRQARCLQRAERHWHLLADQLEQMVWFSRPGQSGLTLLSSAVERICGQAAGALQHQPQAWLDLVHPEDRERVRASWQLQPGATRRLEYRIRHRDGSWRWVRDRAADLRDATGVAIGRAGIVEDITRQREGERRLQQRQQQLRGMVEAARDAVITLDRRQRIVQFNRAAGEMLRIAPRRALGQRLERFLATQAGAANPVDGLLAAEEEGAASRHMLQGLRADGETFALEASVSRFGEGEQLLWTLVLRDLSEVQAMEAARRARELAEAANRAKSEFLANMSHELRTPLNAVLGFAQLLRAGASCLDAEQQDQLAQIEMAGWHLAELIDDVLDVSRIEAGHLAVSLSPVSAQEALEAALQLSLPAMQQRGLQARAGFRAAPPLRLQADPVRLRQVLLNLLSNATKYNRPGGSLSLDLRAEGGLAVVEIADTGLGMSAQQLAHLFEPFNRLGREHSGIQGTGIGLVLSRQLMRLMQGELEVHSEPGQGTTVRLRLPLEAGSVAASAPAQPQSLPKAVAAPLAGDGQPCGRVLCVEDNEVNMLLVEQLLAIWPAVQLLKAPDGATALRLAREHCPDLVLLDMHLPDMDGHQVLAGLRAEARTAGLPVVALSAEAGAGAEQAAREAGMLDYWTKPLDFAAFRRRMAALLSQPQPALVLALDAA from the coding sequence ATGTTCCTGCTGAGCCTGCCGGCCCTGCTGGCGCCCCTGCTGGTCCTGGCCGTGCCCGAGCTGGTGCCGGGCGCGCCGCCGGCCTGGGTGGGTCTGCCCCTGGCCCTGATGCTGGCCCTGATCTGCAGCCTGCTGGCCCAGGCCTACTGGCGCCGCCAGGCCCGCTGCCTGCAGCGCGCCGAGCGCCACTGGCATCTGCTGGCCGATCAGCTGGAGCAGATGGTCTGGTTCTCCCGCCCGGGGCAGAGCGGCCTGACCCTGCTGAGCTCGGCGGTGGAACGCATCTGCGGCCAGGCGGCCGGTGCCTTGCAGCATCAGCCTCAGGCCTGGCTGGATCTGGTGCATCCCGAGGACCGCGAGCGCGTGCGCGCCAGCTGGCAGTTGCAGCCCGGTGCCACGCGGCGCCTGGAATACCGCATCCGGCACCGCGATGGCAGCTGGCGCTGGGTGCGCGACCGCGCCGCCGATCTGCGCGATGCCACGGGTGTGGCCATAGGCCGGGCCGGCATCGTGGAGGACATCACCCGCCAGCGCGAGGGCGAGCGCCGCCTGCAGCAGCGCCAGCAGCAGCTGCGCGGCATGGTGGAGGCGGCACGCGACGCCGTCATCACCCTGGACCGGCGCCAGCGCATCGTGCAGTTCAACCGCGCCGCCGGCGAGATGCTGCGCATCGCCCCGCGCCGCGCCCTGGGCCAGCGCCTGGAGCGTTTTCTGGCCACGCAGGCTGGCGCTGCGAATCCGGTGGACGGGCTGCTGGCGGCCGAGGAGGAGGGCGCGGCCAGCCGCCATATGCTGCAGGGCCTGCGCGCTGATGGCGAGACCTTTGCGCTGGAGGCCTCGGTCTCGCGTTTTGGCGAGGGCGAGCAGCTGCTCTGGACCCTGGTGCTGCGCGATCTCAGCGAGGTGCAGGCCATGGAGGCGGCACGGCGCGCCCGCGAGCTGGCCGAGGCGGCCAACCGCGCCAAGTCGGAATTCCTCGCCAACATGTCGCATGAGCTGCGCACGCCGCTCAATGCGGTGCTGGGTTTCGCCCAGCTGCTGCGCGCCGGCGCCTCCTGCCTGGATGCCGAGCAGCAGGACCAGCTGGCCCAGATCGAGATGGCCGGCTGGCATCTGGCCGAGCTGATCGACGATGTGCTGGACGTCTCCCGCATCGAGGCCGGCCATCTGGCGGTGAGCCTGTCTCCGGTCTCGGCCCAGGAGGCGCTGGAGGCCGCGCTGCAGCTCAGCCTGCCGGCCATGCAGCAGCGCGGTCTGCAGGCCCGGGCCGGCTTCCGGGCCGCGCCTCCGCTGCGCCTGCAGGCCGATCCGGTGCGCCTGCGCCAGGTGCTGCTGAACCTGCTGTCCAATGCCACCAAGTACAACCGGCCCGGCGGCAGCCTGAGCCTGGATCTGCGCGCCGAGGGCGGGCTGGCCGTGGTGGAGATTGCCGATACGGGCCTGGGCATGAGCGCCCAGCAGCTGGCCCATCTCTTCGAGCCCTTCAACCGTCTGGGCCGCGAGCACAGCGGCATCCAGGGCACGGGCATCGGCCTGGTGCTCTCGCGCCAGCTGATGCGCCTGATGCAGGGCGAGCTGGAGGTGCACAGCGAGCCGGGCCAGGGCACCACGGTACGCCTGCGTCTGCCGCTGGAAGCGGGTTCGGTCGCAGCGTCTGCGCCGGCCCAGCCCCAGTCGCTGCCCAAGGCGGTCGCGGCGCCGCTGGCGGGCGACGGTCAGCCTTGCGGCCGCGTGCTCTGCGTGGAGGACAACGAGGTGAATATGCTGCTGGTGGAGCAGCTGCTGGCCATCTGGCCGGCGGTGCAGCTGCTCAAGGCACCGGACGGCGCCACGGCCCTGCGCCTGGCGCGCGAGCATTGCCCCGATCTGGTCTTGCTGGACATGCACCTGCCCGATATGGATGGCCACCAGGTGCTGGCCGGCCTGCGTGCCGAGGCCCGCACGGCGGGCCTGCCGGTGGTGGCGCTCTCGGCCGAGGCCGGCGCCGGCGCCGAGCAGGCGGCCCGCGAGGCCGGCATGCTGGACTACTGGACCAAGCCGCTGGACTTCGCGGCCTTCCGTCGCCGTATGGCGGCCCTGCTCAGCCAGCCCCAGCCTGCTCTGGTCCTGGCCCTGGACGCGGCCTGA
- a CDS encoding M3 family metallopeptidase — protein sequence MSQAASNPLLQDWNDQPYGLPPFARIEAAHFAPAFEAALAEHRAELDRIASQAEPPSFENTIAAFDRSGRLLARLEHLFYTLGASATSPELQAAQRALAAPLAAHGNAVYMHAALFKRVDALYAERQALGLSAEQLRLLERIHLDFVRAGAKLQGEAQARYAQVVERLAELHTVFGQNVLADESSYQLLLRGEDELAGLPDFVRAAARQAAVDRGLGEDAAAHVITLSRSLIVPFLSFSERRDLREQAWRAWIGRGEKDGATDNRAVAQEILTLRNEQARLHGHACYADYALADTMAGSREAVLGLLNQVWEPAKQAAASEREQLEGMMASLDHRFPLEAWDWRFYAEKVRKARYELDDAEVKPFFSLDAMVQALFDCAGRLFGLKFLAQPQVAGYHADVKVYEVQGADGRLRGIFVQDNFARPTKRSGAWMNALRWQARNGIDALPIILNNNNFAKPAEGKPALLSLDDARTLFHEFGHALHGMLSDVTYPSVSGTGVSRDFVELPSQLYEHWINEPEVLKQHARHYKTGEPIPDALLAKIKAAELFNQGYETVRYTASALVDLAVHSRTEAQGPDITAFEAQTMADYGLPAAIGMNHRLAHFQHLFSGSSYAAGYYVYMWAEVLDADGYEAFKEAGSPFDARVAQRLLTHIYAAGNSREPRATYRAFRGRDAQVAPMLRGRGLLV from the coding sequence ATGAGCCAAGCCGCCTCCAATCCCCTGCTGCAAGACTGGAACGATCAGCCCTACGGCCTGCCGCCTTTCGCCCGCATCGAGGCCGCGCATTTCGCGCCGGCCTTCGAGGCCGCCCTGGCCGAGCACCGCGCCGAGCTGGACCGTATCGCGAGCCAGGCCGAGCCGCCCAGCTTCGAGAACACCATTGCGGCCTTCGACCGCAGCGGCCGCCTGCTGGCGCGCCTGGAACACCTCTTCTACACCCTGGGCGCCTCTGCGACCTCGCCTGAGCTGCAGGCCGCCCAGCGCGCCCTGGCTGCGCCGCTGGCTGCCCATGGCAATGCCGTCTACATGCATGCTGCGCTGTTCAAGCGCGTGGACGCGCTGTACGCCGAGCGCCAGGCCCTGGGGCTGAGCGCCGAGCAGCTGCGCCTGCTGGAGCGCATCCATCTGGACTTCGTGCGAGCCGGCGCCAAGCTGCAGGGCGAGGCCCAGGCTCGCTACGCCCAGGTGGTGGAGCGCCTGGCCGAGCTGCACACGGTGTTCGGCCAGAACGTGCTGGCCGATGAGAGCAGCTACCAGCTGCTGCTGCGCGGCGAGGACGAGCTGGCCGGCCTGCCGGACTTCGTGCGCGCCGCCGCCCGCCAGGCCGCCGTGGACCGCGGCCTGGGTGAGGATGCCGCTGCCCATGTGATCACGCTCTCGCGCTCCCTGATCGTGCCCTTCCTGAGCTTCAGCGAGCGCCGCGACCTGCGCGAGCAGGCCTGGCGCGCCTGGATCGGCCGGGGCGAGAAGGACGGCGCCACCGACAACCGCGCCGTGGCCCAGGAGATCCTCACGCTGCGCAACGAACAGGCCCGCCTGCACGGTCATGCCTGCTACGCCGACTACGCCCTGGCCGACACCATGGCCGGCTCGCGCGAGGCGGTGCTGGGTCTGCTGAACCAGGTCTGGGAGCCGGCCAAGCAGGCCGCCGCGTCCGAGCGCGAGCAACTCGAGGGCATGATGGCCTCGCTGGATCACCGCTTCCCGCTGGAGGCCTGGGACTGGCGCTTTTACGCCGAGAAGGTGCGCAAGGCCCGCTACGAGCTGGACGATGCCGAGGTCAAGCCCTTCTTCTCGCTGGACGCCATGGTGCAGGCCCTGTTCGACTGCGCGGGCCGTCTCTTCGGCCTGAAGTTCCTGGCTCAGCCCCAGGTGGCCGGCTACCACGCAGATGTCAAGGTCTACGAGGTGCAGGGCGCCGATGGCCGCCTGCGCGGCATCTTTGTGCAGGACAACTTCGCCCGTCCCACCAAGCGCAGCGGCGCCTGGATGAATGCGCTGCGCTGGCAGGCTCGCAATGGCATCGATGCCCTGCCCATCATCCTGAACAACAACAACTTCGCCAAACCCGCCGAAGGCAAGCCGGCGCTCCTGTCGCTCGATGACGCGCGCACGCTCTTCCACGAATTCGGCCATGCCCTGCACGGCATGCTCTCCGATGTCACCTACCCCTCGGTATCCGGCACCGGCGTCTCGCGCGACTTCGTGGAACTGCCCTCGCAGCTTTACGAGCACTGGATCAACGAGCCCGAGGTGCTCAAGCAGCACGCCCGTCACTACAAGACCGGCGAGCCCATTCCTGACGCCCTGCTGGCCAAGATCAAGGCCGCCGAGCTCTTCAACCAGGGCTACGAGACCGTGCGCTACACCGCCAGCGCCCTGGTGGACCTGGCCGTGCACTCGCGCACCGAGGCGCAGGGGCCGGACATCACGGCCTTCGAGGCCCAGACCATGGCCGACTACGGCCTGCCCGCGGCCATCGGCATGAACCACCGCCTGGCCCATTTCCAGCATCTGTTCAGCGGCAGCAGCTATGCCGCCGGCTACTACGTCTATATGTGGGCCGAGGTGCTGGATGCCGACGGCTACGAGGCCTTCAAGGAGGCCGGCAGCCCCTTCGATGCCCGGGTGGCCCAGCGTCTGCTGACCCATATCTATGCGGCGGGCAACAGCCGTGAGCCGCGTGCCACCTACCGCGCCTTCCGCGGGCGCGATGCGCAGGTGGCACCCATGCTGCGCGGCCGCGGCCTGCTGGTCTGA
- a CDS encoding prolyl oligopeptidase family protein produces MPQDLPPKTADTDLHAADPYLWLEDVDSERALAWVRERNAQSLARLQDSQRYPALRRELLEVLNARDRIPQITRRGAFFYNLWQDEQHKRGLWRRCTLDEYRRPEPAWETVLDLDALGAAEGESWVFAGADALGPDYRRCLVSLSRGGADAHVVREFDLVDKRFIPAAEGGFELPEAKSQLAWIDADTVYVGTDFGPGSLTDSGYVRVLKRWQRGTPLDQAQTVFEGETQDVAVSAQVDRRPGYERTLFVRALDFYRQASFLLQADGSLARLDLPDDAQPHFWGPHLLISLRSDWVLAGQTQASGSLLLADAAAYLAGERRFQALFTPSPTRSLADYTLTREHLLLNISENVASRLEEWDFRSLPPRHRAVPAPFPGTLGLAGLHDDELAEDPLAEHYLLSYTDFLTPDTLALARAGEDAREPLKARQPQFEAAGMRAEQFFARSADGTAVPYFVIWPAGAQADGRNPTLVYGYGGFEVSLQPWYSGGFGRAWYQRGGVLVLANIRGGGEFGPAWHQAAILEHKQKSYEDFIAVAEDLIARGISRPAQLGIMGGSNGGLLVGAVSMLRPELFNAVVCQVPLLDMRRYHQLLAGASWMAEYGNPDEPADWAVISRYSPYQNVRADRQYPRIFFTTSTRDDRVHPGHARKMAARMLEQGHEILYYENIEGGHGGAADNEQRATLQALEYSYLWQQLGGETA; encoded by the coding sequence ATGCCGCAAGACCTGCCCCCCAAGACCGCCGACACTGACCTCCACGCGGCCGACCCCTACCTCTGGCTGGAGGATGTGGACAGCGAGCGCGCCCTGGCCTGGGTGCGCGAGCGCAATGCCCAGAGCCTGGCGCGGCTGCAGGACAGCCAGCGCTACCCCGCCCTGCGCCGCGAGCTGCTGGAGGTGCTGAACGCGCGCGACCGCATCCCGCAGATCACCCGCCGCGGCGCCTTCTTCTACAACCTCTGGCAGGACGAGCAGCACAAGCGCGGCCTGTGGCGGCGCTGCACGCTGGACGAATACCGCCGCCCGGAACCCGCCTGGGAGACCGTGCTGGACCTGGACGCCCTGGGCGCGGCCGAGGGCGAGAGCTGGGTCTTCGCCGGCGCCGATGCCCTGGGGCCCGACTACCGGCGCTGCCTGGTCTCGCTCTCGCGCGGCGGGGCCGATGCCCATGTGGTGCGCGAGTTCGATCTGGTGGACAAGCGCTTCATCCCGGCCGCCGAGGGCGGTTTCGAGCTGCCCGAGGCCAAGAGCCAGCTGGCCTGGATCGATGCCGACACCGTCTATGTGGGCACGGATTTCGGCCCCGGCTCGCTCACCGACTCGGGCTATGTGCGCGTGCTCAAGCGCTGGCAGCGCGGCACGCCGCTGGACCAGGCTCAGACGGTGTTTGAAGGCGAAACCCAGGACGTGGCGGTTTCGGCGCAGGTGGACCGCCGTCCGGGCTATGAGCGCACGCTCTTCGTGCGCGCGCTCGACTTCTACCGCCAGGCCAGTTTTCTGCTGCAGGCCGATGGCTCGCTGGCCCGGCTGGACCTGCCGGATGATGCCCAGCCGCATTTCTGGGGCCCGCATCTGCTGATCTCTCTGCGCAGCGACTGGGTGCTGGCGGGCCAGACCCAGGCCAGCGGCAGCCTGCTGCTGGCCGATGCCGCCGCCTACCTGGCCGGCGAGCGCCGCTTCCAGGCCCTGTTCACACCCAGCCCCACCCGCTCCCTGGCGGACTACACGCTCACCCGCGAGCATCTGCTGCTCAATATCTCGGAGAACGTGGCCAGCCGCCTGGAGGAATGGGACTTCCGCAGCCTGCCGCCGCGCCACCGCGCCGTGCCCGCGCCCTTCCCTGGCACCCTGGGCCTGGCCGGCCTGCACGACGACGAGCTGGCCGAGGACCCGCTGGCCGAGCACTATCTGCTGAGCTACACCGATTTCCTCACGCCCGACACCCTGGCCCTAGCCCGCGCAGGGGAAGACGCCCGCGAGCCGCTCAAGGCGCGCCAGCCGCAGTTCGAGGCCGCGGGCATGCGCGCCGAGCAGTTCTTCGCCCGCAGCGCCGACGGCACGGCCGTGCCCTATTTCGTGATCTGGCCGGCCGGCGCCCAGGCCGACGGCCGCAACCCCACCCTGGTCTACGGCTATGGCGGTTTCGAGGTCAGCCTGCAGCCCTGGTACTCGGGCGGTTTCGGCCGCGCCTGGTACCAACGCGGCGGCGTGCTGGTGCTGGCCAATATCCGCGGCGGCGGCGAGTTCGGCCCCGCCTGGCATCAGGCGGCCATCCTCGAACACAAGCAGAAGAGCTACGAGGACTTCATCGCCGTGGCCGAAGACCTGATCGCCCGCGGCATCAGCCGCCCGGCCCAGCTGGGCATCATGGGCGGCAGCAATGGTGGCCTGCTGGTGGGCGCGGTCAGCATGCTGCGCCCCGAGCTCTTCAATGCCGTGGTCTGCCAGGTGCCCCTGCTGGACATGCGCCGCTACCACCAGCTGCTGGCCGGCGCCTCCTGGATGGCCGAGTACGGCAACCCCGACGAGCCCGCGGACTGGGCCGTGATCTCGCGCTACAGCCCCTACCAGAATGTGCGGGCCGACCGGCAGTACCCGCGCATCTTCTTCACCACCTCCACGCGAGACGACCGCGTCCACCCCGGCCACGCCCGCAAGATGGCGGCGCGCATGCTGGAACAGGGCCACGAGATCCTCTACTACGAGAACATCGAGGGCGGCCACGGCGGCGCGGCCGACAACGAGCAGCGCGCCACCCTGCAGGCCCTGGAGTACAGCTACCTCTGGCAGCAGCTGGGCGGGGAGACGGCATGA
- a CDS encoding Mor transcription activator family protein, giving the protein MAGRRGRKRPYQLVDDIVTVGSRALVAQLQLPEEQAQEMMRQIAHEVCFLNAKNIIYVPEALDFELSKRDIKIWADYQVDGPEGATKYTAARVEQLADEHKLTVQQIYNIIRLMKKRELTGIQGVLPGLEAD; this is encoded by the coding sequence ATGGCCGGCCGCCGCGGGCGCAAGCGCCCCTACCAGCTCGTCGACGATATCGTGACGGTAGGGTCGCGCGCCCTCGTGGCCCAGCTGCAGCTGCCGGAGGAGCAGGCGCAGGAGATGATGCGGCAGATCGCCCACGAGGTCTGCTTCTTGAACGCGAAGAACATCATCTACGTCCCCGAGGCCCTGGACTTCGAGCTGTCCAAGCGCGACATCAAGATCTGGGCCGACTACCAGGTGGACGGCCCGGAGGGCGCCACCAAGTACACAGCCGCTCGCGTCGAGCAGCTGGCCGACGAGCACAAGCTCACTGTCCAGCAGATCTACAACATCATCAGGCTGATGAAGAAGCGCGAGCTAACGGGCATCCAGGGCGTGCTGCCGGGGCTGGAAGCTGACTAG